A window of Acidimicrobiales bacterium genomic DNA:
CGCACCGACCTGGCCGTGTCCGCGGGATGGGAGGATCGAGAGGGGCGTAGCGCCCTTCTCGGTTTGGCGGTGGTCGCAGTCCCCCCACCCGATTCCGGTCCCGTCCGGGTGACTTGGATCAGGTCCGATGTGCTTGCTGTGCCCGAGGTGCTCGAGGCTCTCGCCGGGCTGCTCGGGGAGGGTGGGGTTCGGGTCTCCGCCCACGACGCCAAATCGTTGATGAGGGGGCTGTCGGTGGTGGGAGTCGACTTCTCGAGCCTCGAACTCGACACCGCCATCGCCGCCTACCTGGTGGATCCCGCGGGCGACCAGTACCTGCTCGAAGACCTTGCGACCCGCTACGCCGGGCTCGACCTGGCGGGAGGCGAAGGGCCACCGCCGGGGCAGCTGGATCTGGGTGGCACGGGAGCCGATCCCGGCCAGGAGGCAGGGCGAAGGGCCGCGGCCCTCGCCAGGTTGATCGAGCCGTTGAGCGGTGCGCTTTCGGCGAGGGGCATGTCGAAGCTGTACGACGACGTGGAGCGCCCCCTCGTCAGGGTGCTCGCCAAGATGGAGGAGGCCGGCGTCCGCGTCGACGTCGAGAAGTTGCGGGAGCTGTCGAACGAGCTGGCGTCGGAAGCCAAGCGGCTCGAGTCGGAGATCCAGGATCTCGCCGGCGTGCAGTTCGTTGTCAACTCCACCCAGCAGCTGAGGGAGATCCTCTTCAACAAGCTCGGACTGGCGCCGCAGAAGAAGACCAAGACCGGCTACTCGACCGACGCCCAGACGCTGGAGAAGCTGCGCGGGGAGCATCCGATCATCGACGCACTCCTCCGCTACCGGGAGGTCGAGAAGCTGAGATCGACGTACGGCGAGTCGCTGCTCGCCGAAGTGGCGCCCGACGGCAGGATCCACGCGACGTTCAACCAGACCGTCGCCCGGACCGGCCGGCTGAGCTCGGACCAGCCGAACCTGCACAACATCCCTATCCGCAGCGAGGAGGGGCGCAGGTTCAGGGAGTGCTTCTTGCCGGCGGAGGGTTGCCGTTTTCTGGTGGCGGACTACAACCAGATCGAGCTTCGCGTGATCGCCCATCTCGCGGAGGAGCCGTCGCTCATCGAAGCGTTCCGGACCGGGACCGACATCCACAACCTGACCGCGTCCCGCATTTACGGGGTCGGGTCGGCCGACGTAACCATTGCGATGCGGTCGAAGGCGAAGATGGTGTCCTACGGCCTTGCATACGGGATGGAGGCCTATGGCCTAGCCAGCCGTCTGGCCATCCCGGTCGACGAAGCCGCGGAGATCCTCAAGGCCTACTGGGAGGGCTTCCCCAAGGTCCGCGAATACATGGACAGGGTGGTGGCGGAGGCCCGATCGCGCGGCTACACCGAAACGCTGTTCGGGCGCCGGCGGATCATTCCGGAGCTTCAGTCCAACCGTTACCAGGTCCGGTCAGCCGGGGAGCGGCAGGCGATGAACGCCGGCATCCAGGGCCTGGCCGCCGACATCTTCAAGGTCGCCCTCGTGAGGCTCGACGAAAGGTTGAGGGTCGGGAACCTGACGTCGCGGCTGGTGCTCCAGGTCCACGACGAGGTGATCCTGGAGGTCCCCCCGGACGAGGAGGACGCCGCTTCCGGAGCCGTCTCCGATGCCATGGCGGGTGCCGCGGATCTCCTGGTTCCTCTCACGATCAACCTCGCTTGGGGCGACACCTGGGCCTCCGCGAAGGGCTGACTGGCGGGACAGGCACCGTTGGGTTGCCTCGCAACAGCTCGGGGAGTCGGCGGGTCGACAACGCCACATCAACGCAGTGGGGAAGGAAGCCACGAAATGGCGAAGTTCTCTGTGCGCGGCTCTCCATCTCAGCCCAACAACTGACTTTCCGGAGGCCAAACGCGACGAATGCGACTTCCGGCGCAATATCTCACCTAGTGCGAAGAAAACGAAAATTCTTCGCGCAACGAGTGTTGCG
This region includes:
- the polA gene encoding DNA polymerase I → MARLMLIDGNSLTYRAFFALPTDLATASGQVTNAVYGFTSMLINLLKDHKPDQLVATFDRPEPTFRHSLVEGYKEGRAETPDILRQQMGLVRQLVETLKIPTVEEPGFEADDVIATLATQAAARGDEVIIVTGDRDTYQLVEDPLVKVLYNRRGVSDYALYDEQGIAERTGVTPASYPQYAALRGDPSDNLPGVPGVGEKTAARLINTYGDLDSIFEHLDELSPKLRQSLADAEPVVRANAAVTPLSRDVPVSFAVEDAAIGGWDLEEVRRLFDFLEFRSLWDRFVEATGGGTGSAGAGGVAASSGAPVEVEIDTLDGPASAVSTVTGWLSARTDLAVSAGWEDREGRSALLGLAVVAVPPPDSGPVRVTWIRSDVLAVPEVLEALAGLLGEGGVRVSAHDAKSLMRGLSVVGVDFSSLELDTAIAAYLVDPAGDQYLLEDLATRYAGLDLAGGEGPPPGQLDLGGTGADPGQEAGRRAAALARLIEPLSGALSARGMSKLYDDVERPLVRVLAKMEEAGVRVDVEKLRELSNELASEAKRLESEIQDLAGVQFVVNSTQQLREILFNKLGLAPQKKTKTGYSTDAQTLEKLRGEHPIIDALLRYREVEKLRSTYGESLLAEVAPDGRIHATFNQTVARTGRLSSDQPNLHNIPIRSEEGRRFRECFLPAEGCRFLVADYNQIELRVIAHLAEEPSLIEAFRTGTDIHNLTASRIYGVGSADVTIAMRSKAKMVSYGLAYGMEAYGLASRLAIPVDEAAEILKAYWEGFPKVREYMDRVVAEARSRGYTETLFGRRRIIPELQSNRYQVRSAGERQAMNAGIQGLAADIFKVALVRLDERLRVGNLTSRLVLQVHDEVILEVPPDEEDAASGAVSDAMAGAADLLVPLTINLAWGDTWASAKG